In one Salvelinus sp. IW2-2015 unplaced genomic scaffold, ASM291031v2 Un_scaffold1244, whole genome shotgun sequence genomic region, the following are encoded:
- the LOC112070168 gene encoding transcriptional coactivator YAP1-like: MDPSQHNPPAGHQIIHVRGDSETDLETLFNAVMNPKNTSVPPSVPMRMRKLPDSFFKPPEPKSHSRQTSTDAGTAGAIAPTTWRAHSSPASLQLGAVVSPVGHGPAAPPHPPPTVVL; this comes from the exons ATGGATCCGAGCCAGCACAACCCCCCGGCCGGTCACCAGATAATCCACGTCCGGGGAGACTCGGAGACGGATCTGGAGACCCTTTTCAACGCTGTTATGAACCCGAAAAATACCAGCGTCCCCCCCTCCGTCCCAATGAGGATGAGAAAGCTTCCAGATTCCTTCTTCAAACCGCCAGAGCCAAAGTCCCACTCCAGACAA acCAGCACAGACGCAGGTACGGCTGGTGCCATCGCCCCCACCACGTGGCGTGCCCACTCGTCCCCTGCCTCCCTACAGCTAGGGGCAGTGGTCTCCCCTGTTGGGCATGGTCCTGCGGCGCCCCCCCATCCACCTCCGACAGTCGTCCTATGA